One window of Methanobacterium alkalithermotolerans genomic DNA carries:
- the pcn gene encoding proliferating cell nuclear antigen (pcna) codes for MFKAELSDPNILKTSFDAISSIVDEVQIQTDSEGMRLDALDRSHITFVHLELKASLFDEYLCDEPEKINVDTEELMKVLKRSKSDDRVYMSLDEGNFIITFEGEAKRRFKIRLIDIEYEAPSPPQLEYPTQFEVPFSLLKDSIQDIDIFSDKIAMMVDADKFIASAEGEFGDANVEYLHGEKIESEARSVFSLEKIKEMLKADKFSDIATINLGDDMPLNLKLKMVADEGELSFLLAPRIEAEE; via the coding sequence GCAGAATTAAGCGACCCTAACATATTGAAAACCAGTTTTGATGCTATTTCTTCTATTGTGGATGAAGTGCAAATACAAACTGATAGTGAAGGAATGAGACTGGATGCCCTGGACCGAAGCCACATCACATTTGTGCATCTTGAACTGAAGGCCAGCCTATTTGATGAATATCTCTGTGACGAACCTGAAAAAATTAATGTGGACACTGAAGAACTAATGAAAGTCTTAAAACGTTCAAAAAGTGATGATAGAGTTTATATGTCTCTGGATGAAGGAAATTTCATTATTACTTTCGAAGGAGAGGCTAAAAGAAGATTTAAAATCAGACTTATTGATATAGAATATGAAGCTCCCAGCCCTCCTCAACTGGAATACCCTACCCAATTTGAAGTTCCTTTCAGCTTACTAAAAGATTCCATTCAAGATATTGACATCTTCTCTGATAAAATAGCCATGATGGTGGATGCTGATAAATTCATCGCCTCTGCAGAAGGAGAATTTGGAGATGCCAATGTGGAGTATTTGCATGGGGAAAAAATAGAGTCTGAAGCTAGATCTGTATTTTCTCTGGAAAAGATAAAGGAAATGCTCAAGGCAGATAAATTTTCCGATATTGCCACCATTAATTTAGGGGATGACATGCCCTTAAACCTGAAATTAAAAATGGTAGCAGATGAAGGTGAACTCAGCTTTTTACTGGCCCCCCGGATTGAGGCAGAAGAATAA